A stretch of Methanobrevibacter sp. YE315 DNA encodes these proteins:
- the dapB gene encoding 4-hydroxy-tetrahydrodipicolinate reductase codes for MIKVAVTGAAGRMGSGIIRKITEQDDMEVVAAIEMPNTPLAGKDAGLQAGIDELGVKIVGSEDLEEALKSSGAEVLVDFTIAPAAVETIKTATACGVDIVVGTTGFTDEQMASNVKNVEDNNVGAVISSNMAIGVNVFFNTLKKLAPLLYDFDIEIIEAHHNQKKDAPSGTAMTAFEVIAAELERDPEEVGIFGRKGLVGKRTSEEIGVHAIRGGDIVGDHIVMFVGDGERLEVKHQAHTREVFIAGVIRAIRYVPTAQKGVVSSMNDVLGLE; via the coding sequence ATGATTAAAGTAGCAGTAACCGGGGCAGCTGGGAGAATGGGCTCCGGTATTATTAGAAAAATCACTGAACAGGATGACATGGAAGTAGTTGCGGCTATTGAAATGCCAAATACTCCTCTTGCCGGTAAAGATGCAGGTCTTCAGGCAGGTATTGATGAACTTGGTGTTAAAATTGTTGGTTCTGAAGATTTAGAAGAAGCTTTAAAATCATCTGGTGCTGAAGTGTTGGTTGATTTTACGATAGCTCCTGCAGCTGTTGAAACAATTAAAACAGCCACTGCTTGTGGTGTGGATATTGTTGTTGGAACTACAGGATTTACTGATGAACAAATGGCATCTAACGTTAAAAATGTTGAAGATAATAATGTAGGTGCAGTTATTTCATCAAACATGGCTATTGGAGTAAATGTATTTTTCAACACATTAAAGAAATTGGCTCCTCTTTTATATGATTTTGATATTGAAATTATTGAAGCGCATCACAATCAGAAAAAGGATGCACCATCCGGAACTGCAATGACTGCATTTGAAGTAATTGCGGCTGAACTTGAACGTGACCCTGAAGAAGTAGGTATATTTGGAAGAAAAGGTCTCGTCGGCAAAAGAACTTCAGAAGAGATTGGAGTTCATGCTATCCGTGGTGGAGATATTGTTGGTGACCACATAGTAATGTTTGTAGGCGATGGTGAAAGATTAGAAGTTAAACATCAGGCTCATACTAGAGAAGTTTTCATAGCTGGTGTAATCAGAGCTATCAGATATGTTCCTACTGCTCAAAAAGGTGTTGTAAGCAGTATGAATGATGTTTTAGGATTAGAATAG
- the cbiD gene encoding cobalt-precorrin-5B (C(1))-methyltransferase CbiD, giving the protein MTNDNYIGVTTGTVATACSLAALDAILDSPDIACVKVETPKKTLDIIIDECKAISSSKAYAIAHKNPYNDPDVTVDLAIVSTVELLDKTDEESKIIITGGKGVGLITKPGLQIPVGDYAINPVPRRMIVKNLEDKIPEGKVARVVISIPEGEEIAKKTMNPKLGIIGGISILGTTGIARSMSSEAYKNSIVTQIDVALASGFEDLVFVPGNIGEKLALKKLDISKEQIIQTGNYVGFMFEEAEKRGIRKFTFFGHIGKLIKVAGGIFNTKHAVADGRREIMVAHAALCGVDRDNLQRLFDSKTTDDMMSILYELNVSTEVSNSIAQAIRERCKQRFDLDLNVILVDMEGTYLNNNFIK; this is encoded by the coding sequence ATGACTAATGATAATTATATTGGCGTTACAACTGGTACTGTAGCTACCGCATGTTCTCTTGCAGCTTTAGATGCAATTTTAGATAGTCCGGATATTGCATGTGTTAAAGTTGAAACTCCAAAAAAGACATTAGATATTATCATTGATGAATGCAAAGCGATTTCTTCTTCTAAAGCATATGCAATAGCTCATAAGAATCCTTATAATGATCCTGACGTTACTGTGGATTTGGCTATTGTTTCCACTGTTGAATTGTTGGATAAGACTGATGAAGAGTCCAAAATCATTATAACCGGAGGTAAGGGAGTTGGTTTAATAACAAAACCGGGTCTTCAGATTCCGGTTGGGGATTATGCAATCAATCCGGTTCCTCGCCGTATGATAGTTAAAAATCTGGAGGATAAAATTCCTGAAGGGAAAGTTGCCCGCGTTGTTATTTCAATTCCTGAAGGTGAAGAAATTGCTAAAAAAACCATGAACCCTAAATTAGGAATAATCGGGGGAATATCCATTCTTGGAACTACCGGAATTGCAAGGTCAATGTCCAGTGAAGCATATAAAAATTCGATTGTTACACAAATTGATGTGGCACTTGCATCAGGATTTGAAGATTTGGTATTTGTTCCAGGTAATATTGGAGAAAAATTGGCCTTAAAAAAATTAGATATTTCAAAAGAACAGATTATTCAAACAGGAAACTATGTGGGGTTCATGTTTGAAGAAGCTGAAAAACGTGGAATCAGGAAATTCACTTTCTTTGGTCATATCGGCAAACTGATTAAAGTTGCTGGAGGAATATTTAACACAAAACATGCTGTAGCTGATGGAAGGCGCGAAATTATGGTTGCTCATGCTGCATTGTGTGGTGTTGATAGGGATAATCTCCAGAGATTATTTGATTCAAAGACAACTGATGACATGATGTCTATTTTGTATGAACTTAATGTTTCAACTGAAGTTTCTAACAGTATTGCTCAAGCAATCCGTGAAAGATGCAAGCAACGCTTTGATTTGGATTTAAATGTTATTTTGGTTGACATGGAAGGAACTTATTTAAATAATAATTTCATTAAATAA
- a CDS encoding aspartate kinase: protein MDLIVVKFGGTSVGDGSRIKKAAQSVVNEYMKGSQVVVVVSAVNKATDELIGLSNEAIGSSLTDKQKAEIMAMGELTSARLFSATIESLGVKSEFIDPYNELWPIVTDSNSLEAKIDLNTTHKKIEGIRHLINQGVIPVVCGFLGKGPSGEITTLGRGGSDITAFLIGHCLDANEVIIVTDVDGVMSTDPNKIEDAKLLETISVEELRDLATHGAQVLHPHALKYKDPLISAKIINFAHGDLTSKGTRIVGPFEGEMLKCVTLYKNPISLIAIVGEAMLKHVGLMASLTGALADEGINIFGISAGQNSITVFVDKTDSNKAYHLLHQLVVDIDALSSLSLGRDTAMITFVSPDIIETPGIISDITEPLRKSNINILEITSSQTAVVLFVDWEDGEKAHELISEVLE from the coding sequence ATGGATTTAATAGTAGTAAAATTTGGCGGAACCTCGGTTGGTGATGGTTCTAGAATTAAAAAAGCGGCGCAGTCCGTGGTAAATGAGTATATGAAAGGCAGTCAGGTAGTAGTTGTAGTTTCAGCTGTTAACAAGGCTACTGATGAGCTCATTGGATTATCTAATGAAGCTATTGGCAGTAGTTTAACAGACAAGCAGAAGGCAGAAATTATGGCTATGGGTGAATTAACTAGTGCTAGATTATTCTCAGCAACTATTGAATCTTTAGGTGTAAAGTCAGAATTTATTGACCCATACAATGAATTATGGCCTATTGTTACCGATTCAAATTCTTTAGAAGCAAAGATTGATTTAAATACAACCCATAAAAAAATCGAAGGAATCAGACATTTGATTAATCAAGGTGTTATTCCTGTCGTTTGCGGATTTTTAGGAAAAGGGCCTAGCGGTGAAATCACAACCTTGGGAAGAGGTGGAAGTGATATTACTGCATTTTTAATTGGGCACTGTTTAGATGCTAATGAGGTGATAATTGTCACTGATGTGGATGGTGTGATGTCTACTGATCCTAATAAAATTGAAGATGCGAAATTATTAGAAACTATTTCTGTTGAAGAATTGAGGGATTTGGCAACTCATGGGGCACAAGTATTGCATCCACATGCATTAAAATATAAAGATCCATTAATAAGTGCAAAAATAATCAATTTCGCCCATGGGGACTTAACTTCAAAGGGAACTCGTATTGTAGGACCTTTTGAGGGTGAAATGTTAAAATGTGTCACTCTTTATAAAAATCCTATTTCACTTATAGCTATTGTTGGAGAAGCAATGCTTAAACATGTTGGTTTAATGGCTAGTTTAACTGGCGCTCTTGCTGACGAAGGAATTAATATTTTTGGTATCTCCGCGGGCCAAAATTCAATCACTGTTTTTGTAGATAAAACAGATTCTAACAAAGCATATCATTTATTACATCAATTAGTTGTTGACATTGATGCGTTAAGTTCCTTATCACTTGGAAGAGACACAGCAATGATAACTTTTGTTAGTCCGGATATTATTGAAACCCCGGGTATCATATCAGATATTACAGAACCACTTAGAAAAAGTAACATTAACATTTTAGAGATTACTTCATCACAAACTGCAGTTGTTTTATTTGTCGACTGGGAAGATGGTGAAAAAGCACATGAATTAATTAGCGAGGTTTTAGAATGA
- a CDS encoding SDR family NAD(P)-dependent oxidoreductase, whose translation MKNYFDIKDKVAVITGGSSGLGFQIGKAYADQGAKVVLLARREDRLKENVEEIKETYGVDASYEVVDVTDYANVEAAAKNIIDEYGRVDILVNCAGRGFMAPVIEQPVEEWDKDIAIDLTGVFYCCKAFGEYMVKQNYGKIINMGSIHSRVALTGGLITGYVAAKGGVFNLTKTLAAEWAPYNITVNAIGPAYFESELTADVVGDEQFDMLIKAFCPMGRWGKEGELDGIAIYLASDASSFCTGQLINIDGGWTAI comes from the coding sequence ATGAAAAATTATTTCGACATAAAAGATAAAGTAGCTGTAATTACTGGTGGATCTTCTGGTTTAGGATTTCAAATAGGTAAAGCATATGCTGACCAAGGTGCAAAAGTTGTTCTTTTAGCAAGAAGAGAAGACAGATTAAAAGAAAATGTTGAAGAAATTAAAGAAACTTATGGTGTAGATGCATCTTATGAAGTTGTTGATGTAACCGACTATGCAAATGTTGAAGCAGCAGCTAAAAACATTATTGATGAGTATGGAAGAGTTGATATTCTTGTAAACTGTGCAGGAAGAGGATTCATGGCTCCTGTCATTGAACAACCTGTTGAAGAATGGGATAAGGATATAGCAATCGACTTAACCGGAGTATTCTACTGCTGCAAAGCATTTGGGGAATACATGGTTAAACAAAACTACGGTAAAATCATTAACATGGGTTCCATCCACTCCAGAGTGGCATTGACCGGCGGATTAATTACAGGTTATGTTGCTGCAAAAGGAGGAGTATTCAACCTTACAAAAACATTAGCAGCTGAATGGGCTCCATATAACATTACTGTAAATGCAATCGGACCAGCATACTTCGAATCAGAATTAACCGCTGATGTTGTCGGCGATGAACAATTTGACATGTTAATTAAAGCATTCTGTCCTATGGGCAGATGGGGAAAAGAAGGAGAATTAGATGGAATTGCAATATATTTAGCATCTGATGCATCTAGTTTCTGTACTGGTCAATTAATTAATATTGATGGTGGATGGACTGCAATTTAA
- a CDS encoding shikimate kinase has translation MKMNVRSPGSATIINAIATGFGSAFGIGLDIKCEAKTIDNGIECFNDVGADNTLMELCVEKVFSHYDIDKSEFGVNIKTESSLPMASGLSSSSASSNAIVKVVSSIVCEEFDFKPLDDLQIINMAIDASLDAGVTITGSFDDATASYFGGVVITDNKNREFIIKEKMEDYPILVYMPNYYSKSGDSNPERMKLLAPLVETAFSFAVEKDYFKALNLNGLIYSATLGFDSSIAIDALEAGAIASGLSGTGSSFVAVVGEESIDDVKDSWSKYEGRVIETNVDNIGCSLI, from the coding sequence ATGAAAATGAATGTCAGGTCACCGGGATCTGCAACAATAATCAACGCTATTGCAACAGGTTTCGGTTCAGCTTTCGGAATAGGATTGGACATTAAATGCGAAGCTAAAACAATAGATAATGGCATAGAGTGCTTTAATGATGTTGGCGCGGATAATACGTTAATGGAATTGTGCGTAGAAAAGGTCTTTTCTCATTATGATATTGACAAATCAGAATTTGGTGTTAATATAAAAACTGAATCCAGTTTGCCTATGGCATCAGGATTGTCCAGTAGCAGCGCTTCATCAAATGCTATCGTTAAAGTTGTATCTTCAATTGTTTGCGAAGAATTCGATTTCAAACCTCTTGATGATTTGCAGATTATTAACATGGCGATTGATGCTTCATTAGATGCAGGTGTTACAATAACAGGCTCTTTTGATGATGCAACCGCTTCATATTTCGGAGGAGTTGTTATAACTGATAATAAGAATAGGGAATTCATCATAAAAGAGAAAATGGAGGATTATCCTATTTTAGTGTATATGCCTAATTATTATTCAAAATCCGGTGATTCAAATCCTGAAAGAATGAAATTGTTGGCTCCTCTAGTCGAAACTGCATTCTCTTTTGCAGTTGAAAAAGATTATTTCAAGGCCTTAAATTTAAATGGATTAATATATTCGGCCACTTTAGGTTTCGATTCATCAATTGCGATTGACGCATTGGAAGCTGGAGCTATTGCATCGGGGTTATCTGGTACAGGTTCTTCTTTTGTTGCCGTTGTTGGTGAAGAATCAATTGATGATGTAAAGGATTCCTGGAGCAAATATGAAGGCAGAGTCATTGAAACCAATGTGGACAATATCGGTTGTAGTTTAATATAA
- a CDS encoding glycosyltransferase family 4 protein: MKIAMVGQFPPHFGGVGVHIHTLSKELVKQGHEVYVITYPHKEIKDIDGIHVIGTSGLNVPGIRGLLFKINAKKALKNLLEEVDIDIIHGHYLFPAGAAAVEVGKEYGIKTYVTAHGSDMFELYKSHPIVRPTLHKVLRDADVVLAVSNALRHEIIATGVEGISAKTRLSWNSVDIEKFSTNGDDSFKKENKLEGKPIVLFVGNLIKRKNVDSLLEAKKISNSDYYLVVVGDGPLYKKLTRKVEEEHIRDVIFTGSRTDVEDIIPSCDVLILPSFSESFGLVLIEALACGKPVIGSNVGGITEIITDDVGLLVDPNNIPSIADAIDRIVNNDDFRLALSLNARDRAIDFSKVNIPYDEVKP, encoded by the coding sequence ATGAAAATAGCTATGGTTGGTCAATTCCCACCTCATTTTGGAGGTGTGGGGGTTCATATTCACACTTTATCTAAGGAATTAGTTAAACAGGGGCATGAAGTTTACGTAATTACCTATCCTCACAAGGAGATTAAGGACATTGATGGGATTCATGTCATTGGAACTTCAGGATTGAATGTTCCGGGTATTCGAGGATTATTGTTTAAGATAAATGCTAAGAAAGCTTTAAAAAATCTTTTAGAGGAAGTTGACATTGATATTATTCATGGACATTATCTGTTCCCGGCAGGTGCTGCAGCTGTAGAAGTTGGAAAGGAATATGGGATTAAAACATATGTTACAGCACATGGTTCAGACATGTTTGAATTATACAAGTCACATCCTATAGTAAGGCCAACTTTACATAAGGTATTGCGTGATGCGGATGTTGTTCTTGCAGTCAGTAATGCATTGAGGCATGAAATCATTGCAACCGGCGTTGAAGGTATATCCGCCAAGACCAGACTTTCATGGAACTCCGTTGACATTGAAAAATTCTCAACAAATGGGGATGATTCATTTAAAAAAGAAAATAAACTTGAAGGTAAGCCTATTGTTCTTTTTGTCGGTAATTTAATCAAAAGAAAAAATGTTGATTCTCTTTTGGAAGCTAAAAAAATCTCAAACAGCGATTATTATCTTGTTGTTGTTGGCGATGGGCCTTTATATAAAAAATTGACTCGAAAGGTTGAGGAGGAACATATTCGTGATGTGATATTTACAGGTTCCAGAACCGATGTTGAGGATATCATTCCAAGCTGTGATGTTTTGATTCTGCCGTCCTTTTCAGAAAGTTTCGGTTTGGTCTTGATTGAGGCATTGGCCTGCGGAAAACCAGTAATCGGAAGTAATGTTGGTGGAATCACTGAAATAATTACCGATGATGTTGGATTGCTTGTAGATCCTAATAATATTCCATCTATAGCTGATGCAATCGATAGAATTGTAAATAACGATGATTTCAGATTGGCATTATCTCTTAATGCAAGGGATAGGGCTATCGATTTTTCAAAAGTCAATATTCCTTATGATGAGGTCAAACCATGA
- the dapA gene encoding 4-hydroxy-tetrahydrodipicolinate synthase, with amino-acid sequence MNFEGTYVAMVTPFTKEGTLDEEGFRSNINYLIDKGVNGLVGAGTTGESATMTHEEHHRVIEILVDEVDGRVQTVAGTGSNATSEAVSLTKFACDVGADSALLITPYYNKPQQHALIDHYGTVAESCDIPIIAYNVPSRTGINIDVDTVVELAKIDGLGAIKEASGSVDKVSDIYKALSHEGLEDDFKILSGEDSLTLPIMAVGGTGVISASANIDTRRMVLMVDSILNDDYTRAMELHYEMVELIRALFIESNPVPVKTAMNLMGLPSGPLRKPLCDMKEENLEVLKKALKDSGLI; translated from the coding sequence ATGAATTTTGAAGGAACATATGTTGCAATGGTCACCCCTTTTACAAAAGAGGGAACTTTAGATGAGGAAGGATTTAGATCAAATATAAACTATTTAATCGATAAAGGTGTTAACGGATTGGTTGGTGCTGGAACCACCGGTGAATCAGCTACCATGACTCATGAAGAACACCACCGTGTTATTGAAATTTTAGTTGACGAAGTTGACGGAAGAGTTCAAACTGTAGCTGGAACAGGCAGCAATGCTACTTCAGAAGCAGTATCTCTTACTAAATTTGCTTGTGATGTAGGTGCTGATTCAGCATTGTTAATCACCCCGTACTATAATAAACCACAACAACATGCTTTGATTGACCATTACGGCACTGTAGCTGAATCTTGTGACATTCCAATTATTGCATATAATGTGCCATCACGTACCGGAATCAATATTGATGTGGACACAGTTGTGGAGTTAGCCAAAATCGATGGTCTTGGAGCAATTAAAGAAGCTAGCGGTAGTGTTGATAAAGTTTCTGATATTTACAAAGCCCTTTCACATGAAGGTCTTGAAGACGATTTTAAAATTCTTTCAGGAGAAGACTCTTTAACATTACCAATCATGGCAGTGGGTGGAACAGGTGTAATCAGTGCATCTGCAAACATCGACACAAGAAGGATGGTTTTAATGGTTGACAGTATTTTAAACGATGACTATACAAGAGCAATGGAGCTTCACTATGAAATGGTTGAATTAATAAGAGCTCTCTTTATTGAAAGTAATCCAGTTCCTGTAAAAACTGCAATGAATTTAATGGGACTTCCTTCCGGACCTTTAAGAAAACCTTTATGTGACATGAAAGAGGAAAACTTAGAAGTTCTTAAAAAAGCATTAAAAGATTCTGGATTAATTTAA
- the asd gene encoding aspartate-semialdehyde dehydrogenase, with protein MVNVGVLGATGMVGQRFIQLLDNHPDFEVTALAASSRSAGKRYEDATTWYLDSKMPESVRDIKVIDTNPEEMDNDVDIVFSSLPTEFAADVEKKFAKDYVVASNASAHRMKKNIPLVIPEVNPEYLDMIDAQQKENDWDGFIVTNPNCSTIALTLTLKPIVDNFNVQSVRVSTMQAVSGAGYNGVPSMAIVDNLVPYIGSEEEKMESETLHLLGSFDGDTVNNADFKLSASCHRVPVIDGHTEAVFIELDDDFDIEDVKSSMANFKALPQELNLFSAPENPVIVKEENDRPQPRMDRNASNGMAVTVGRLRKDQAFDNSFKYVLVGHNTIRGAAGASILNAELINDKIL; from the coding sequence ATGGTAAACGTTGGTGTACTTGGTGCAACTGGTATGGTTGGTCAAAGATTTATTCAGTTACTTGATAACCATCCAGATTTTGAGGTTACAGCATTAGCAGCATCATCTAGATCTGCAGGTAAAAGATATGAGGATGCTACTACTTGGTATTTGGATAGTAAAATGCCTGAGTCTGTTAGAGACATTAAAGTCATTGATACTAATCCGGAAGAAATGGATAATGATGTAGATATTGTATTTTCATCCCTTCCAACTGAATTTGCAGCAGATGTTGAAAAGAAATTCGCTAAGGATTATGTTGTTGCAAGTAATGCTAGTGCTCATCGTATGAAAAAAAATATTCCATTAGTGATTCCTGAAGTAAATCCTGAGTATTTAGACATGATTGATGCTCAACAAAAGGAAAATGATTGGGATGGATTCATTGTAACCAATCCTAATTGTTCAACTATTGCGTTAACTTTAACATTAAAACCTATTGTGGATAATTTTAATGTTCAATCTGTTAGAGTCTCAACCATGCAAGCTGTGTCCGGTGCAGGTTATAATGGTGTTCCTTCTATGGCTATTGTTGATAATTTGGTCCCATACATTGGCAGTGAAGAAGAAAAAATGGAGAGCGAAACCCTTCATTTGTTAGGTTCTTTTGATGGCGATACCGTAAACAATGCAGATTTCAAATTAAGTGCATCTTGTCATAGGGTGCCTGTTATTGATGGTCATACTGAAGCGGTATTTATTGAGTTGGATGATGACTTTGACATTGAAGATGTGAAAAGTAGTATGGCGAACTTTAAAGCATTGCCACAAGAACTCAATTTATTCTCAGCTCCTGAAAATCCTGTAATTGTCAAAGAGGAAAATGACAGGCCACAACCTAGAATGGACAGAAATGCAAGTAATGGTATGGCTGTTACTGTTGGTAGGTTGAGAAAAGACCAAGCATTTGATAATAGTTTCAAATATGTATTAGTTGGACATAATACTATTCGTGGTGCTGCTGGAGCATCTATATTGAATGCTGAATTAATTAATGATAAAATACTCTAA
- a CDS encoding chorismate mutase gives MELLEESRNRIDEIDNELFDLISQRTSLATGIVLSKEYLGMPIYDKSREEEIHKKIERLAEENGLDVDITNQIVDMLTILSKNKQKEILRRNVNG, from the coding sequence ATGGAACTTCTCGAAGAATCCAGAAATCGTATTGATGAAATCGATAATGAATTGTTTGATTTAATTTCTCAGAGAACCTCTCTTGCAACTGGGATAGTTCTTTCTAAGGAATATCTTGGAATGCCAATTTATGATAAATCTCGGGAAGAAGAAATTCACAAAAAGATTGAGAGATTAGCTGAAGAAAATGGTCTTGATGTTGATATTACTAATCAAATCGTAGATATGCTAACTATTTTAAGTAAGAATAAGCAAAAAGAAATTTTAAGGAGGAATGTTAATGGGTAA
- a CDS encoding 30S ribosomal protein S17e has protein sequence MGNIRTSFVKRLAKELIETHKGVFTTDFEENKKLVQEYSTVSTKHLRNKIAGYVTRLVRLEQTQE, from the coding sequence ATGGGTAATATTAGAACTTCATTTGTTAAACGTTTAGCAAAAGAACTTATTGAAACTCATAAAGGTGTTTTCACTACTGATTTTGAAGAAAATAAAAAATTAGTACAAGAATACTCTACTGTAAGTACTAAACATTTAAGAAATAAAATTGCAGGATATGTTACAAGGCTTGTAAGGTTAGAACAAACCCAAGAATAA